The following are from one region of the Stigmatopora argus isolate UIUO_Sarg chromosome 9, RoL_Sarg_1.0, whole genome shotgun sequence genome:
- the LOC144081924 gene encoding protocadherin alpha-8-like isoform X19: MKFGLEFPAGRMGAGGQRRGLFFCIIWICWEQVAAQIKYSIAEEVKGGTPLGNVARDLGLDVGTLAERRFRIVSGSVGAHFEVNANNGVLFLRQPVNREQLCESVTPCLVNLKLVAENPMEIHHVSVEITDINDNSPTFQEKEKVLEISESTLPGRRFQLPNAHDPDVLTNTVRLYKLNTNEYFNVHMKEIGEDKVPLLVLQKSLDREKHAEHSLVLTAVDGGNPPRSGSLNITVVVVDANDNPPAFTQEVYSVTLSENIKAGTRAIQVEASDLDDGLNKEIEYYFGGQLESKVDEMFILDKNTGEITVKGQLDFEKADVYKLDVHATDKGHPPMSTYCRVMINIVDENDNRPEIDVTSLSKTIAEDSKLGTVISLISITDKDVGLNGKIISRLSENVPFELKPSYQDNMYSLVLKDRLDREFISDYDITITATDCGQPPLSTSKNIHIDVSDVNDNIPTFLHNPMQLYLLENNVPGNSIFSVTAFDKDLNENAALTYHISREGGNQVKMSTFLNINPETGDITALKSFDFETLKSFNFQVVATDGGSPPLSSNVTVKVFILDQNDNAPVILHPVSSNGSAEGVEEIPRNLKAGDLVTKVRAYDADIGYNGWLLFSFGQVTDHSLFTLDRYTGQIRTLRSLTEKDEAEHRLLVVVKDNGNVSLSATATVMVKLVEPKEAFAASDIQSLAKADPEEDSVTFYLMITLGSVSLLFVISIIVLIAMQCSKSTEYTSKYLQEANYDGTLCHSIQYRSGDKRYMLVGPRMSIGSTIVPGSQANTLVLPDRRHPSGEVD; encoded by the exons ATGAAATTTGGATTGGAATTCCCAGCTGGAAGGATGGGAGCGGGAGGACAAAGGAGAGGACTCTTCTTCTGCATCATTTGGATTTGTTGGGAGCAGGTTGCCGCACAGATCAAATATTCCATCGCCGAGGAAGTCAAAGGGGGAACGCCGCTGGGGAACGTCGCCAGGGATTTAGGACTGGACGTCGGCACCTTGGCGGAGAGACGTTTTCGGATCGTTTCGGGCTCCGTGGGGGCTCACTTTGAGGTAAATGCCAACAATGGCGTCCTCTTTCTACGTCAACCCGTCAACCGAGAGCAGCTCTGTGAGAGCGTCACACCGTGTTTAGTTAATCTGAAGTTAGTAGCAGAGAATCCCATGGAAATCCATCATGTCAGTGTAGAAATTACCGATATTAATGACAACTCACCCACTttccaagaaaaagaaaaggtttTAGAAATATCCGAGTCTACTCTTCCTGGTAGACGCTTTCAGTTGCCAAATGCTCACGACCCAGATGTACTCACTAATACGGTGCGTTTGtacaaattaaatacaaacgAATATTTTAATGTGCACATGAAAGAAATAGGGGAAGACAAGGTGCCACTTTTAGTTTTACAAAAATCTCTAGACCGAGAAAAACATGCCGAGCACAGTTTGGTTCTCACGGCGGTCGATGGTGGAAATCCACCAAGAAGCGGATCTCTGAATATCACCGTTGTGGTTGTGGATGCTAATGATAACCCTCCCGCCTTTACACAGGAGGTTTATTCTGTAACTCTGTCGGAAAATATCAAAGCGGGGACACGTGCCATTCAGGTGGAAGCCAGCGATCTGGATGACGGATTGAACAAAGAAATTGAATATTACTTTGGTGGGCAACTTGAGTCTAAAGTAGATGAAATGTTTATTCTGGATAAAAACACGGGTGAAATAACAGTGAAGGGCCAACTTGACTTTGAGAAGGCTGATGTCTACAAATTGGATGTCCACGCCACGGATAAAGGACATCCTCCCATGAGCACCTATTGCAGGGTGATGATCAACATAGTGGATGAAAATGACAACCGACCCGAAATAGACGTGACTTCTCTGTCCAAAACCATAGCAGAAGATTCTAAACTAGGAACTGTCATTTCTCTCATAAGCATAACGGATAAAGATGTCGGTTTAAATGGCAAAATCATAAGTCGTCTTTCTGAAAACGTTCCCTTCGAATTAAAACCTTCCTATCAAGATAACATGTACTCACTGGTACTGAAAGACAGACTGGATCGAGAATTCATTTCGGACTATGACATCACCATCACAGCTACTGACTGCGGTCAACCGCCTCTCTCTACctccaaaaatattcatattgaTGTGTCAGATGTGAATGATAATATTCCCACATTTTTGCACAACCCAATGCAGCTCTATTTGTTGGAAAATAACGTGCCAGGCAACTCCATTTTTTCGGTCACGGCTTTTGATAaggatttgaatgaaaatgcagCTCTGACGTATCACATTAGCCGAGAAGGAGGAAATCAAGTCAAAATGTCAACGTTTTTAAACATCAACCCTGAGACTGGTGACATTACAGCACTCAAAAGTTTTGACTTTGAGACGCTAAAGAGTTTCAATTTCCAAGTGGTGGCCACAGATGGTGGAAGTCCTCCACTGAGCAGCAACGTGACGGTCAAGGTCTTCATTCTGGATCAGAACGACAACGCTCCCGTCATCCTTCATCCCGTCAGCTCCAACGGTTCTGCCGAGGGCGTGGAGGAGATACCTCGCAACTTAAAAGCTGGAGACCTGGTGACCAAAGTCAGAGCCTATGACGCCGACATAGGCTACAACGGCTGGTTGCTCTTCTCGTTCGGCCAAGTGACGGACCACAGTCTGTTTACTCTGGATCGCTACACGGGCCAAATCAGGACGCTCCGCTCCTTGACGGAGAAGGACGAGGCCGAGCATCGCCTGCTCGTGGTGGTCAAAGACAACGGCAACGTCTCGCTCTCGGCCACGGCCACAGTGATGGTCAAACTAGTGGAGCCCAAAGAGGCCTTTGCGGCCTCGGACATCCAAAGTTTGGCCAAAGCGGACCCGGAGGAGGACAGCGTGACCTTCTACCTGATGATCACCTTGGGCTCGGTCTCGCTGCTCTTTGTCATCAGCATCATTGTGCTAATCGCCATGCAGTGCTCCAAGTCCACGGAGTACACCTCCAAGTACCTCCAGGAGGCCAACTATGACGGCACGCTGTGCCACAGCATCCAGTACCGATCGGGGGACAAACGCTACATGCTGGTCGGACCCAGGATGAGCATCGGTTCTACTATCGTCCCGGGAAGCCAAGCCAACACTCTGGTGCTCCCAGACAGGAGGCACCCTTCTGGGGAG gttgaCTGA
- the LOC144081926 gene encoding protocadherin beta-14-like, translating into MARWGTRAKWLARWISFCWPLLIVLHPQAISAQIRYSIAEELKAGSAVGNVAKDLGLDVGRLLERNLRVVSGTKRERFEVNQRDGLLSIHERLDREELCGQSVPCNIHLKVVVENPLEMHQILIEVLDVNDNSPRFLEDNCTLEMLESAVPGSKFQVEGAQDPDVGSNSVQTYRLNPNSFFHLQTEELGDDGKVPFLVLQRPLDRETTARHHLTLTAVDGGKPPKTGTLNITVIISDINDNAPVCERQKYSITVKENAPAGTYLLTVKSSDPDEGPNGEVEYSLRNKPRGQHGVPFEVDKRTGELKVKGHLDFEEGQAYEIKVVAADKGAVSLSTQCNVAVRVEDVNDNRPKIEITSLSSRIAEDAPLGTAVALVGVQDADSGLNGQVVCGLPDGLPFALKASPDGQSYALVTNERLDKEREDGYDITITAKDLGTPPMLSTKVVHVDVLDVNDNRPSFAESPYAFYVLENNKAGEPLFSVSAADADREENARVAYTLERKSHSVTSFLNINEVTGVISALKSFDFETVKSFHFQVVATDGGSPPLSSNVTVRVFILDQNDNAPVILHPVSSNGSAEGVEEIPRNLKAGDLVTKVRAYDADIGYNGWLLFSFGQVTDHSLFTLDRYTGQIRTLRSLTEKDEAEHRLLVVVKDNGNVSLSATATVMVKLVEPKEAFAASDIQSLAKADPEEDSVTFYLMITLGSVSLLFVISIIVLIAMQCSKSTEYTSKYLQEANYDGTLCHSIQYRSGEKRYMLVGPRMSIGSTIVPGSQANTLVLPDRRQTSGEKGPEERQEVGSGTDGALHLCRYGDERGASDSIVAAPGGNRSMGRRRCR; encoded by the coding sequence ATGGCAAGATGGGGCACGAGAGCAAAATGGCTGGCGAGGTGGATTTCTTTTTGTTGGCCGCTGCTGATTGTCCTCCACCCACAAGCCATCTCCGCTCAAATAAGGTACTCCATCGCGGAGGAGCTCAAAGCGGGCTCGGCGGTGGGGAACGTGGCCAAGGACCTGGGACTGGATGTCGGGAGGCTCCTGGAGAGAAATCTGCGCGTGGTGTCGGGAACAAAGCGGGAGCGCTTCGAGGTAAATCAGAGAGACGGTCTCCTTTCCATCCACGAGAGACTGGACCGAGAAGAGCTGTGCGGCCAAAGCGTGCCTTGCAATATTCATTTGAAAGTGGTCGTGGAGAACCCTCTGGAGATGCATCAAATTCTTATCGAAGTGCTGGACGTGAATGATAACTCGCCCAGATTTCTGGAGGACAATTGCACGCTGGAGATGCTGGAATCGGCCGTGCCGGGGTCCAAATTCCAAGTGGAGGGAGCCCAAGACCCGGACGTCGGCTCCAACTCCGTGCAGACGTACCGGCTTAACCCAAACTCGTTTTTTCATCTCCAAACAGAAGAGCTGGGCGACGACGGCAAGGTGCCTTTCCTCGTTTTACAGCGGCCTCTGGACAGAGAAACCACGGCGCGACACCACTTAACACTGACGGCCGTCGACGGAGGTAAACCGCCCAAAACGGGTACTCTGAACATCACGGTTATCATATCTGATATTAACGATAACGCACCAGTGTGCGAACGTCAAAAGTACTCCATTACGGTGAAGGAGAACGCACCCGCCGGGACTTATCTCCTCACGGTAAAATCGTCGGACCCCGACGAGGGTCCGAACGGCGAAGTGGAATATTCCCTGAGGAACAAGCCGAGGGGACAGCACGGCGTGCCCTTTGAGGTCGACAAAAGAACCGGCGAGctgaaggtcaaaggtcatttgGACTTTGAAGAGGGACAGGCGTACGAGATCAAAGTGGTGGCGGCGGACAAAGGGGCCGTGTCGCTGTCCACGCAGTGCAACGTGGCGGTCCGCGTGGAGGACGTCAACGACAACCGGCCCAAAATAGAAATCACGTCCTTGTCCAGCCGCATCGCCGAAGACGCCCCCCTCGGAACGGCGGTGGCCCTGGTGGGCGTTCAGGACGCCGACTCGGGCCTCAACGGCCAGGTGGTCTGCGGCTTGCCCGACGGTTTGCCCTTCGCGCTCAAGGCGTCCCCGGACGGCCAATCGTACGCTCTCGTCACTAACGAGCGCTTGGACAAAGAGAGGGAGGATGGTTACGATATCACCATCACGGCAAAAGATTTAGGAACGCCCCCGATGCTCTCTACCAAAGTTGTGCACGTGGACGTATTGGACGTGAACGACAACAGGCCTTCTTTCGCTGAAAGCCCCTACGCCTTTTACGTGCTGGAAAACAACAAAGCGGGAGAGCCCTTGTTTTCTGTGAGTGCCGCGGATGCCGACCGGGAAGAGAATGCGAGGGTCGCTTACACGCTGGAACGGAAAAGCCACAGCGTGACTTCATTTTTGAATATTAATGAGGTCACCGGAGTCATTTCGGCATTGAAAAGTTTTGACTTTGAGACCGTGAAAAGTTTCCATTTCCAAGTGGTGGCCACGGATGGCGGAAGTCCTCCACTGAGCAGCAATGTGACGGTCAGGGTGTTTATTCTGGATCAGAACGACAACGCTCCCGTCATCCTGCATCCCGTCAGCTCTAACGGTTCTGCGGAAGGCGTGGAGGAGATACCTCGCAACTTAAAGGCTGGAGACCTGGTGACCAAAGTCAGAGCCTACGACGCCGACATCGGCTACAACGGCTGGTTGCTCTTCTCATTCGGCCAAGTGACGGATCACAGTCTGTTTACTCTGGATCGCTACACGGGCCAGATCAGGACGCTCCGCTCCTTGACGGAGAAGGACGAGGCCGAGCATCGCCTGCTCGTGGTGGTCAAAGACAACGGCAACGTCTCGCTCTCGGCCACGGCCACAGTGATGGTCAAACTAGTGGAGCCCAAAGAGGCCTTTGCGGCCTCGGACATCCAAAGTTTGGCCAAAGCGGACCCGGAGGAGGACAGCGTGACTTTTTACCTGATGATCACCTTGGGCTCGGTCTCGCTGCTCTTTGTCATCAGCATCATCGTGCTGATCGCCATGCAGTGCTCCAAGTCCACGGAGTACACGTCCAAGTACCTCCAGGAGGCCAACTACGACGGCACGCTGTGCCACAGCATCCAGTACCGATCGGGGGAAAAACGCTACATGCTTGTTGGACCCCGGATGAGCATCGGTTCTACTATCGTCCCGGGAAGCCAAGCCAACACTCTTGTACTCCCAGACAGGAGACAAACTTCTGGGGAG